TCCAAATATTTGTAGTGCTACTGTGATACTCCTGATCCTCTTGTTTTCCTAGTGGACTCAGCATCACAGGCTAAATGTATTTTCTTCACACTGCGATTGTATGACATTGAGAGAGGCCTGCGGGTTGCCACTAGAATGGAAGCACTCAAGGCTTCGTCAAGGGTCCTCTGTGATTAGCGAGCGCCCATccgctgggagagagagacggcgccATGAACGATGAAAACATAAAAACCTCTGGGCGGTGGAGACCCAGTCCAGGGGGGCTGTGCGCGGTGGAGAGGGGAATCATCACTGGTTAATTTATTTTCCGCCTTCGTCCTGGGTGTAACAGCGGTGCTGTCCACACTGGGGACCTTTTGTGGTTTTAGTTGTAGCCATGGAGAACAAAACATCATCATCAGGACCACTCTCAGAGGCAATTGGCACCCTGATCTCTTCAactgggaagtgtgtgtgtgtgtacgtgtctatgtgtgtgcgtgtttgtgtgcccgcaagtgtgtgtttgtttgtgggcttatatgtgtgtgtgcgtatgccttcctgcctgcctgcctgggtgcgtgcgtatgtgtgtacacgtgtgtgtatgcgtgcttgCATCTGAATGTGTGGCATTCCCACAATGCCATATTTTCACAGAGGCCTCAATGACCATCAGTGTTAGAATTTGGTTAAAGGCTCCTTCTCCTATTCCCATTCCCTCTCACTCTTCCCttatcactctccctctctctcattcaaccGCCGGCCACAGCTTGTTAATCCTCGACTCAACACCAACCCTCAATTTGtttaaggttgttttttccCATGTCCTCTTCTGTTGAAGTTGACGCCTCtgtgaattatttatttttctttctcttcttttCTGCTGCCTGATTGCACACTCCATGGCTTTAATCACACGCATCATATTTGGAagaacatacacagacacatacacacacacacacacacacacacacacacacacacacacaccacacacacacacacacacacacacacacacacagatacagtagCATTTAgatgcacataaacaaacatacaaaaccaccctcagacacaaacacatacccatTCACATTTATGCACACATTAATCCACACATAGACATTCACACATATAAAAACACgtcacaccttcacacacacaaacacacagacacgaaaaCATACAcaagtaaatacaaacacacacatacacacaaatatacaataAATCAGATCCACACATGTGCACAGTCCCACACAATTGCATGaacgcacgcacaggcacacatgcacacagcgaCGGGGGAATTTATCAGGGCCAGCATTGTTTTAGTGCGCTGACCTCGAAGCTGGACCGTGCTCACATATCAATGCTGTTttaccaccacaacaacagcagcccTGTGGAATGCAGGGTGTTGGAGAGACACCCAGGCTCTGTGCTTCAGATCCGCTCGCTCACTCAAACACATGACAGGATGTCACCGTGTCACGCCACTCAGACGCCCACTCCAACATTATCCTGCTCTTCACTGAACGGACAGAATGGAAATGTACCTTTTTCTGCCACATGGTGTTGGGGTTGTTGGGTCTGAATAACACGTCTGTATTGCTTGTTTACCCTTCTCGTGGATGTTAGATTATAAGAGAATCCTTTGGCAGGTTATAAATAGGGAGTGAACATATTTTATTTCCTTCTGTGATTTAATCTTCACCAAGCTTAATGATGCTTGGTGAAACCCTGGCCCTTCAGTGTTATGTAAAGTAGCAAAGGAGCACAGTTATAGTGGGGCAATGACGCTCATTGTTCACACTTTAAGATTCTAATTAAAACCacaaccctcccccagccacacacagagaaaaaacagacctacaaagccacacacacactgctggatGACACATGTGGAACAGGGCTCTGTAGGGGTTGAGGGTGTGTCAGGCAGGTCGAGCCACGAGAGCAGGGGAGGATGGCCTCTTTTCGTTCATCGTCTTCATCCTCCGCCCTGTCCCTGCAGCCACATTACCCTACTTTACCACCCTGCTCCCTGCCAGGGCCCCCCTCACCCGGCCCCCCTCACCCGGCCCCCCTCACCCGGCCCCCCCACACCCGGCCCCCCCTCACCCGGCCCCCCTCACCCGGCCCCTCCCACCCGGCCCCCCTCACCCGGCCCCTCCCACCCGGCCCCCCTCACCCGGCCCCTCCCACCCGGCCCCCCTCACCCGGCCCCCCCACACCTGGCCCCCCACACCTGGCCCCCCACACCTGGCCCCTCTCACCTGGCCCCCCCTCACCCGGCCCCCCACACCTGGCCCCCCTCACCCGGCCCCCCCACACCCGGCCCCCCTCACCTGGCCCCCCTCACCCGGCCCCCCTCACCCGGCCCCCCCACACCCGGCCCCGCAGGCACAACCTTTTGAGCTCCCCTCACAATAATGACGCCTCCGACATAATGAAACAGGAATAAACCAATTCATGGGAATAAATGAAGACTAAAATGAAACGGGAGGGCAGGTAAATGTATTTGAAGGTTGTCGGAATAAACAAATGATTGACCGCTGAAAA
The Gadus macrocephalus chromosome 6, ASM3116895v1 DNA segment above includes these coding regions:
- the LOC132459092 gene encoding basic proline-rich protein-like, which gives rise to MASFRSSSSSSALSLQPHYPTLPPCSLPGPPSPGPPHPAPLTRPPHTRPPLTRPPSPGPSHPAPLTRPLPPGPPHPAPPTRPPSPGPPTPGPPHLAPHTWPLSPGPPSPGPPHLAPLTRPPHTRPPSPGPPHPAPLTRPPHTRPRRHNLLSSPHNNDASDIMKQE